The following proteins are encoded in a genomic region of Dialister hominis:
- the recR gene encoding recombination mediator RecR → MNQELENVTEQFRKLPGIGVKSARRLAYFMLERPESEVKAFLDTIKAAREKICYCSVCCNLATSDPCDICGDARRDHSVICVVEQPQDVMAMEQSHEYHGLYHVLHGALSPLDGISPDQLKIKELLNRLESDEVKEVILATDPDAEGEATAFYLSRLIKPAGIKVTRIGRGIPAGGDIGYADGMTLAGAVQNRKEL, encoded by the coding sequence ATGAATCAGGAATTAGAGAACGTCACTGAACAATTCAGAAAACTCCCAGGCATCGGCGTCAAAAGCGCCCGCCGTCTTGCTTATTTCATGCTTGAGCGTCCTGAAAGCGAAGTCAAGGCATTCCTTGACACGATCAAAGCGGCGCGGGAAAAGATCTGCTACTGTTCAGTCTGCTGCAATCTGGCGACTTCGGATCCTTGTGATATCTGCGGCGATGCAAGAAGAGACCATTCTGTCATCTGCGTCGTAGAACAGCCGCAGGATGTCATGGCCATGGAACAGAGCCATGAGTACCATGGCCTCTACCATGTACTCCACGGCGCGCTCTCCCCTCTTGACGGAATCAGCCCAGATCAGTTGAAAATCAAGGAACTTCTGAATCGTCTGGAAAGCGATGAGGTCAAGGAAGTCATCCTTGCCACCGATCCTGATGCAGAAGGCGAAGCCACTGCCTTCTACTTGTCAAGGCTCATCAAACCGGCCGGCATCAAAGTCACCCGTATCGGCCGCGGCATCCCTGCCGGCGGAGACATCGGCTATGCTGACGGAATGACTCTGGCAGGCGCCGTCCAGAATCGTAAAGAGCTTTAA
- a CDS encoding YbaB/EbfC family nucleoid-associated protein produces MFGNKAQMQNMLKKARKMQEDLQKKQEELKKQTVDVSVGGGAVSLTMNGEKQIVALKIAKDAIDPEDPEILEDLITTAVNEAGKKADEMVQKSMSEVTGGLGLPGGMF; encoded by the coding sequence ATGTTTGGAAATAAAGCACAGATGCAGAACATGCTGAAAAAAGCACGCAAGATGCAGGAAGATCTTCAGAAGAAGCAGGAAGAATTAAAGAAGCAGACCGTTGACGTTTCTGTCGGCGGCGGCGCTGTTTCCCTCACCATGAACGGCGAAAAGCAGATTGTTGCCCTGAAGATTGCAAAGGATGCCATTGATCCAGAAGATCCGGAAATCCTGGAAGATCTGATTACCACTGCTGTCAACGAAGCTGGAAAGAAAGCCGATGAAATGGTCCAGAAGAGCATGAGCGAAGTAACCGGCGGCCTCGGCCTTCCCGGCGGCATGTTCTAA